TGTTGGGAACAGGCGGTTGCCGGCTGCGTTCACTTGCTCACGAAAGGGGCTACTGCTAAGAGGCGGCCCCTTCTGGGTTGACCTTTGCCCACATCCGGGTAGGGGTTCGGCCCGAACCTTTCCAAGCGACGAGGCGGTACGTGGTTGAGAGCTTCCTGATTCTGGCGCAGGCCCCGGGCGGCGGATCGAGCCCGATGGTCAATATCGGGTTCATCGCACTGCTGGTGGGCATCATGTACTTCGTGATGATCCGCCCCCAGCAGAAGCAGATGAAGTCCCACCGAGAGCTGCTCTCGGGGCTCAAGAAGGGCGACGAGGTCGTCACCCAGGGTGGAATCGTCGGGAAGATCCACCTGGTCTCCGAGCAAACCGTCACCCTGGAAGTGGCCAGCGGAGTGCGCATCCGCGTGCTGAAGCGGGCCGTCTACGCCAAGGGCACCGTCGCCGATGACGCGGCGGCCGTGCCGGGCAAGCCCGAGGAAAAGAAGGAGGAGAAGTAATGGACCGCGGCTGGTGGTGGAAGTTTGGAATGATCGTCGCGGTGACGGTGGCGACCCTCTGGTTGCTGATCCCCACCTATGTCTCCCTGGTGGTGCTCAAGCCGGAGGAGCGCAACAACCTCGCGCTCCTGCAGGAGAAGCTGCCGGGGTGGGCGCCTTCCGCCAAGTACCGGCTCAACCTGGGCCTGGACCTGCAGGGCGGCATCCACATGGTGATGCGGGTGGATACCAAGACGGCCCTGCAGAAGCGCACCGAGCGCCGGGGCCAGCAGATCGCCCGCTACATCACCCAGGACAAGAAGCTGGGCGAGGTGACGGCGGACACGGATCCGGAGCGGCTGCAGCTGACGCTGGTCGCCAAGGATCCGGCCACCATGGACGCCATCGAGAAGGAGGTGCTGGCCACCTTCACCGACTTCACCAAGGTGGAGCGGGATGGGGGCCGGCTGGTGCTGTCTCCGGATGAGGGCCAGACGAACCTGTTCCGCGAGGAGTCGGTGGATCAGGCGATGCTCGTCATCCGCAACCGCATCGACAAGTGGGGCGTGGCCGAGCTCGACGTGCGCAAGCTGGGCACCGACTCGATCCAGATCTCCCTGCCGGGCCGCTCGGATCCGGAGCAGGCCAAGGAGCTGGTGGGCACCACCGCGCAGCTCGAGTTCCGCATGGTGGACACCTCCAACCCGGAGGTCTTCCAGCAGATCTTCGCGCAGACGCCGCCGCCCGAGGGCAGCAACATCACGATCGCCACCGAGGACGTGCTCTACCCGATGCTGCAGGGCCCCAACCGCGAGGCGCTGCTGGCCTACGTGAAGGGCAAGGTGCCGGAGACCGGCGAGGTGCTGCTGGAGTGCATCGCCAACCCGCTGAAGAAGGACGACTGCCTCTCGTACCGCACCTACCTGGTGGAGAAGAACGTGCCGCTGACGGGCGAGAACCTGGAGAGCGCCAACGCCTCCGTCAGCCAGCTCAACGAGCCCGAGGTGAACATCACCTTCGACGCGGTGGGCGCGCGTGAGTTCGAGCGCCTCACCGAGGCGAACTCCGGTCGCTACATGGCCATCGTGCTGGACGAGTACGTGCAGTCGGCGCCGCGCATCAACGAGAAGATCTCCGGTGGCAGCGCGCGCATCACCATGGGCGGGGTGGGCACCAAGTCGTTCGAGGAGTGGTTCGGCGAGGCGCAGACGCTGGCGCTGGTGCTGAAGGCGGGCGCCCTGCCGGCGCCGGTGACGGTGGGTGAGATTCGTCAGGTGGGCGCCTCGCTGGGCGAGGAGCTCATCAAGAAGGGCAGCCTGGCCGCCCTGGTGGGCCTGCTGCTGGTGGTCATCTTCATGGGCGTCTACTACAAGAAGACGGGCCTCATCGCGGACGTGGCGCTGGTGCTCAACGGCCTGCTCATCCTGGCGGGGCTGGCGCTGTTCAACGCCACGCTCACGCTGCCGGGCATCGCCGGCTTCGCGCTGACACTGGGCGTCGCGGTGGATGCCAACGTGCTCATCAACGAGCGCATCCGCGAGGAGCTGGACCACGGGAAGACGGCGCGTCAGGCGGTGGACCAGGGCTATGACCGCGCCTTCTGGACCATCTTCGACTCCCACGTCACCTCGCTGATCGCCGGCTTCATCCTCTTCGCCACGGGCACGGGGCCGATCCGCGGGTTCGCCACCACGCTCATCGTGGGCCTGATTGCCTCGCTGTTCACCTCCATCGTTGTGACGCGCGTCATCACCACCTACTTCGTCCACGGCCGCAACGCCCAGACGGTCTCGGTCTGACAGAGGGACGCCATGCGCATCATCAAGCACAAGACGAACATCGACTTCATCGGCAAGCGCAAGATTGCCGTCTACCTCTCGACCCTCGTCAACCTGGCCATCCTGGTCGGTATCGCCACCGTGGGCTTCAACTACGGTGTCGACTTCGCGGGCGGCACGGTGGTGGAGCTGAAGTTCAACAAGCCCACCTCCGCGGAAGAGGTGCGCGACCGCGCGCTGGCGGGCGGGCTGCACGACGTGTCGGTGCAGGGCATCGGTGGGGTGGGTGAGAACGCGTTCCTGCTGCGCCTGGGTGGCGTCACCCAGCTCAACGAGGAGAACGCCGAGAAGGCCAAGACCGCCATCAACGGGCTGGGCAATGTGCGCAACGTGTACGCGGACATGGCCAACGGCATCATCAACTTCCGTTCGGCCACCCCGCTCACCGCCGCCGCCGTCAAGCAGGCGGTGGAGGGCTCGGGCACGGGCGTGCAGGAGGTGCGTGAGCTGGGCGAGGCGCAGGGCGGCGGCTTCGACTACCAGGTCGTCGCCAGCGGCATGGCCGACAAGGTTCGCGCCGCGCTGAGCCAGGGCCAGGCGACGCGCGACTTCGAGGAGCGCCGCGTGGACTACGTGGGCCCGCAGGTCGGCAAGCAGCTGCGCAACCGCGGCATCATGGCCCTGGTGTACGCCATGGTGGCCATCCTCATCTACGTGGCGTTCCGCTTCGACTTCAAGTTCGGCCCGGGCGCGCTGCTCGCCATGCTCCACGACGTGGTGATGGTGGCGGGCTTCTATCTGGTGAGCCGGCGCGAGTTCAACCTCACCGCCATCGCGGCGCTGCTGACCATCGTCGGCTACTCGGTCAACGACACCATCGTCATCTACGACCGCATCCGCGAGGACATGGGCAAGTTCAAGGGCAAGCCGCTGGCGGAGGTCATCAACATCGCCGTCAACGACACGCTGGCCCGCACGCTGCTCACCTCGCTCGTCACCGCGCTGTCGCTGGTCGGTCTGCTCATCTTCGGCGTGGGCGAGATCTGGGACTTCGCCATGGCGATGATGGTGGGCATC
The sequence above is a segment of the Hyalangium ruber genome. Coding sequences within it:
- the secF gene encoding protein translocase subunit SecF produces the protein MRIIKHKTNIDFIGKRKIAVYLSTLVNLAILVGIATVGFNYGVDFAGGTVVELKFNKPTSAEEVRDRALAGGLHDVSVQGIGGVGENAFLLRLGGVTQLNEENAEKAKTAINGLGNVRNVYADMANGIINFRSATPLTAAAVKQAVEGSGTGVQEVRELGEAQGGGFDYQVVASGMADKVRAALSQGQATRDFEERRVDYVGPQVGKQLRNRGIMALVYAMVAILIYVAFRFDFKFGPGALLAMLHDVVMVAGFYLVSRREFNLTAIAALLTIVGYSVNDTIVIYDRIREDMGKFKGKPLAEVINIAVNDTLARTLLTSLVTALSLVGLLIFGVGEIWDFAMAMMVGILVGTYSSVYIASPLTIWLDERAAARDTRAKGGGGMSPKTA
- the secD gene encoding protein translocase subunit SecD encodes the protein MDRGWWWKFGMIVAVTVATLWLLIPTYVSLVVLKPEERNNLALLQEKLPGWAPSAKYRLNLGLDLQGGIHMVMRVDTKTALQKRTERRGQQIARYITQDKKLGEVTADTDPERLQLTLVAKDPATMDAIEKEVLATFTDFTKVERDGGRLVLSPDEGQTNLFREESVDQAMLVIRNRIDKWGVAELDVRKLGTDSIQISLPGRSDPEQAKELVGTTAQLEFRMVDTSNPEVFQQIFAQTPPPEGSNITIATEDVLYPMLQGPNREALLAYVKGKVPETGEVLLECIANPLKKDDCLSYRTYLVEKNVPLTGENLESANASVSQLNEPEVNITFDAVGAREFERLTEANSGRYMAIVLDEYVQSAPRINEKISGGSARITMGGVGTKSFEEWFGEAQTLALVLKAGALPAPVTVGEIRQVGASLGEELIKKGSLAALVGLLLVVIFMGVYYKKTGLIADVALVLNGLLILAGLALFNATLTLPGIAGFALTLGVAVDANVLINERIREELDHGKTARQAVDQGYDRAFWTIFDSHVTSLIAGFILFATGTGPIRGFATTLIVGLIASLFTSIVVTRVITTYFVHGRNAQTVSV
- the yajC gene encoding preprotein translocase subunit YajC, giving the protein MVESFLILAQAPGGGSSPMVNIGFIALLVGIMYFVMIRPQQKQMKSHRELLSGLKKGDEVVTQGGIVGKIHLVSEQTVTLEVASGVRIRVLKRAVYAKGTVADDAAAVPGKPEEKKEEK